In the Mya arenaria isolate MELC-2E11 chromosome 11, ASM2691426v1 genome, one interval contains:
- the LOC128208941 gene encoding kelch domain-containing protein 2-like: METTDTEKEAFYPIFNVYSRVGHVCASVQNNVIVWGGYRNDPDIFAEKYLPSTKINVYHTDHRYWTAHETTGYIPPGTSGACAVIIDHKLYVFAGHTRNGNTNCLYYLDLTTLCWTNLTPTLATDDENEEQGVHKGDINVNHKGDFNVDHKGDNNKKEEQLWPSPRDKFTMWSYKHRLYCFGGFGPNFTCDNLGVHGQFVYGEEGNGLSHRGWNNQLLVYDTITNTWTNPACKGTAPLPRAAHAAARSRGQVYIFGGRHRNRRMNDLHCLDLDSLTWSGELFVDGACPCGRSWHTLTAASDDVAFLYGGYSEEGVPLDDAWQLHYVSRQWTQVTVRERRPRLWHTCACTSDGDLLVFGGCENDILNYEEWSIQPNDVLSLRIQPARLQRLCLETASIYKEVTSQSWEILPKHLCEWLVRRQTIEELRSGREAEPNPVPHGAHGQTCAIS, translated from the exons AATGATCCGGATATTTTTGCGGAGAAATATCTCCCTTCcacaaaaattaatgtttatcaCACAGATCATAGATATTG GACAGCACATGAGACAACAGGCTATATTCCACCTGGTACGTCTGGAGCTTGTGCAGTCATTATAGACCACAAGCTATATGTGTTTGCCGGCCACACACGAAATGGCAATACCAACTGCCTGTATTACCTGGACTTGACAACCCTGTGCTGGACCAACCTCACTCCAACACTGGCTACTGATGATGAAAATGAGGAGCAGGGAGTCCATAAAGGCGACATCAACGTTAACCATAAAGGCGATTTCAACGTTGACCATAAAGGCGACAATAACAAGAAGGAAGAACAACTGTGGCCAAGTCCAAGGGACAAATTTACAATGTGGTCTTATAAGCACAG ACTATACTGTTTTGGAGGGTTTGGACCTAACTTCACCTGTGATAATCTCGGTGTTCATGGACAGTTTGTGTATGGAGAGGAAGGAAATGGG TTGTCCCATCGTGGCTGGAACAATCAGCTACTGGTGTACGACACCATCACCAACACCTGGACAAACCCAGCATGCAAG GGTACGGCCCCATTACCCAGGGCTGCACATGCAGCAGCGAGATCCAGGGGTCAGGTTTATATATTTGGTGGTCGCCATAGGAACAGACGCATGAATGACCTTCATTGCCTTGACCTTGACTCACTTACCTGGTCTGGAGA GTTGTTTGTGGATGGGGCATGTCCATGTGGCCGGTCCTGGCATACCCTCACTGCTGCCTCTGATGATGTAGCCTTCCTGTATGGAGGTTACTCGGAAGAAGGGGTTCCTTTAG ATGATGCTTGGCAGCTTCACTATGTTAGTCGACAGTGGACACAAGTAACAGTGCGAGAACGTCGGCCTCGCCTGTGGCACACGTGTGCTTGCACATCTGACGGAGATCTCCTTGTGTTTGGAGGatgtgaaaatgatattctaaATTATGAGGAATGGAGT ATACAACCCAATGATGTCCTAAGTTTGCGAATACAGCCTGCAAGATTACAAAGACTCTGCCTTGAAACAGCATCTATCTATAAAGAAGTGACTTCTCAAAGTTGGGAGATTCTCCCGAAACACCTGTGTGAATGGCTTGTTAGAAGGCAGACAATAGAAGAGTTAAGATCAGGGAGAGAGGCAGAGCCAAACCCTGTGCCCCATGGAGCACATGGCCAGACTTGCGCCATCTCCTGA